In Desulfovibrio aminophilus, a genomic segment contains:
- a CDS encoding ABC transporter ATP-binding protein, which produces MLALKNVDVFYGRIHAARRVSLHVKAGEIVALIGGNGAGKTTLLTAVSGLLRPAGGEIALAGESLLGLAPERVVRLGLSHVPEGRLVFSPLSVEDNLRLGAYTRRDREGREAAARTLARIYEMFPVLAERRAQAAGTLSGGEQQMLALGRALMAGPRLLLLDEPGMGLAPLVVRDIFRLIVRLRDELGLTVLLVEQNARSALRIADRGYVLETGRIILQGPADELLANKDVQRAYLGRDLDAR; this is translated from the coding sequence CTGCTCGCGCTGAAGAACGTGGACGTGTTCTACGGCAGGATCCACGCCGCCAGGCGGGTCTCCCTGCACGTCAAGGCGGGCGAGATCGTGGCCCTCATCGGCGGCAACGGCGCGGGCAAGACCACGCTCCTGACGGCCGTCTCCGGGCTGCTGCGCCCGGCCGGGGGCGAGATCGCCCTGGCCGGGGAAAGCCTCCTGGGACTGGCCCCGGAACGCGTGGTGCGCCTGGGCCTGTCCCACGTGCCCGAGGGGCGGCTCGTGTTCAGCCCGCTCTCGGTGGAGGACAACCTCCGGCTCGGGGCCTACACCCGCCGCGACCGCGAAGGCCGCGAGGCCGCCGCGCGCACCCTGGCGCGGATCTACGAGATGTTCCCGGTGCTGGCCGAGCGCAGGGCCCAGGCAGCGGGCACCCTCTCCGGCGGCGAGCAGCAGATGCTGGCCCTGGGCCGGGCGCTCATGGCCGGGCCGAGGCTCCTGCTCCTGGACGAGCCGGGCATGGGCCTGGCCCCCCTGGTGGTCCGGGACATCTTCCGGCTCATCGTGCGGCTGCGCGACGAGCTGGGCCTGACCGTGCTCCTGGTGGAGCAGAACGCCCGGAGCGCGCTGCGCATCGCGGACCGGGGCTACGTGCTGGAAACCGGCCGGATCATCCTCCAGGGACCGGCGGACGAACTGCTGGCCAACAAGGACGTGCAGCGGGCCTATCTGGGCCGCGACCTCGACGCCCGCTAG
- a CDS encoding ABC transporter ATP-binding protein, which yields MAEPLLSCSGVSVRFGGVQALLDVDFQAGDGSIAAIIGPNGAGKTTLLNVLSGMVPADSGSVRLGGSDLSRARAFERSRAGMVRTFQNLEIFSNMSALENVMTGCHGRLELPVWHSLLRTPRSRALERDIRREAEAALDFVGLADAAQTPARDLAFGRQRLLELARALAAGPRLLLLDEPAAGLNMSETRALGGLIRRIRDERGVTVVLVEHDMDLVMGVSDAVLVLCFGRVIRHGAPAEVQRDPEVVAAYLGADEDEA from the coding sequence ATGGCTGAGCCGCTGCTCTCCTGCTCGGGCGTGAGCGTGCGCTTCGGCGGGGTCCAGGCCCTCCTGGACGTGGACTTCCAGGCCGGAGACGGGAGCATCGCCGCGATCATCGGGCCCAACGGCGCGGGCAAAACCACCCTGCTCAACGTGCTTTCGGGCATGGTTCCGGCGGACTCCGGCTCCGTCCGCCTGGGCGGCAGCGACCTGAGCCGGGCCAGGGCCTTCGAACGCAGCCGCGCGGGCATGGTGCGCACCTTCCAGAACCTGGAAATCTTCTCCAACATGAGCGCCCTGGAGAACGTCATGACCGGCTGCCACGGCCGCCTGGAGCTGCCGGTCTGGCACAGCCTGCTGCGCACGCCCCGTTCCCGGGCCCTGGAGCGGGACATCCGGCGCGAGGCCGAGGCGGCCCTGGATTTCGTCGGGCTCGCGGACGCGGCCCAGACTCCGGCCCGCGACCTGGCCTTCGGCAGACAGCGCCTCCTGGAGCTGGCCCGGGCCCTGGCCGCCGGGCCGAGGCTCCTGCTCCTGGACGAACCGGCCGCCGGGCTGAACATGTCCGAGACCAGGGCCCTGGGAGGCCTGATCCGGCGCATCCGCGACGAGCGCGGGGTGACCGTGGTCCTGGTGGAGCACGACATGGACCTGGTCATGGGCGTGAGCGACGCGGTGCTCGTGCTCTGCTTCGGCCGGGTCATCCGCCACGGCGCGCCCGCCGAGGTCCAGCGCGACCCCGAGGTGGTGGCCGCCTATCTCGGCGCGGACGAGGACGAGGCATGA
- a CDS encoding branched-chain amino acid ABC transporter permease, whose translation MGGFRADALRLCALAAALALAPLVLSGGYHLTVLTMCCLHAMIAVGLNLLVGHAGQISLGHAGFYGLGAYTTAVLTATLGLPVPLGMAAGVLAAAAVAFLVGVPSLKLTGHYLAMATLGFGIILSILFNETVAITGGPSGFTGIPRPAVAGAPLGDLAYYFIVAGSLCLVLLLSLNLLHSRLGRALRALHTSEKAAQAMGIDVARHKLFVFVLSAGFAGLAGVLYAHYLTFIAPASFGFSFSVELIVMVVLGGMTSLLGSVLGAFFLTVLPEFLRVFENVEVLLFGLILVLCMLYLPGGLAGGLAALTERLSRTTKRRTPSGEAADG comes from the coding sequence ATGGGCGGCTTCCGCGCCGACGCCCTGCGGCTCTGCGCCCTGGCCGCCGCCCTGGCCCTGGCCCCCCTGGTGCTGTCCGGCGGCTACCACCTCACGGTCCTGACCATGTGCTGCCTGCACGCCATGATCGCCGTGGGCCTGAACCTCCTGGTGGGCCACGCCGGGCAGATCTCCCTGGGCCACGCCGGGTTCTACGGCCTGGGGGCCTACACCACGGCCGTTCTCACCGCGACCCTCGGCCTGCCCGTGCCCCTGGGCATGGCCGCCGGGGTGCTGGCCGCCGCGGCCGTGGCCTTCCTGGTGGGCGTCCCCTCGCTCAAGCTCACCGGCCACTACCTGGCCATGGCCACCCTGGGCTTCGGGATCATCCTCTCCATCCTCTTCAACGAAACCGTGGCGATCACCGGCGGCCCCTCGGGCTTCACCGGCATTCCACGCCCGGCCGTGGCCGGAGCGCCGCTGGGCGACCTGGCCTACTACTTCATCGTGGCCGGGTCGCTCTGCCTGGTCCTGCTCCTGTCCCTGAACCTGCTCCACTCCCGCCTGGGCCGGGCCCTGCGCGCCCTGCACACCTCGGAAAAGGCGGCCCAGGCCATGGGCATCGACGTGGCCCGCCACAAGCTCTTCGTCTTCGTGCTCTCGGCGGGCTTCGCCGGGCTGGCCGGGGTGCTCTACGCCCACTACCTGACCTTCATCGCCCCGGCCTCCTTCGGCTTCTCCTTCTCGGTGGAGCTCATCGTCATGGTCGTGCTCGGGGGCATGACCAGTCTTCTCGGCTCGGTGCTGGGGGCCTTCTTCCTGACCGTGCTGCCGGAGTTCCTGCGCGTCTTCGAGAACGTGGAGGTGCTCCTCTTCGGCCTGATCCTCGTGCTCTGCATGCTCTACCTGCCCGGCGGGCTGGCGGGCGGCCTGGCCGCGCTGACGGAACGGCTTAGCCGGACGACCAAGCGGCGCACGCCTTCCGGGGAGGCCGCCGATGGCTGA
- a CDS encoding branched-chain amino acid ABC transporter permease, whose product MDPASILQYCITGLTVGSTYGLAALGFTIIFNTTGVINFAQGEFVMLGGMVSVFALRGLGLPEPVAVALAVPAVTLAGALVERLAIRPASGRPAMDLIIITIGVSILIRGLVMLVWGKDTHALPPFSGETPIPFLGAALMPQSLWVLSITLALLAGLKYFFSATLHGKAMLACSHDAKAASLVGIGVRRMVLLSFMISAFVGAVGGVILAPLTMTSFDVGVLLGLKGFAACILGGLGNPFGAAAGGLILGVLESLGAGLISSAYKDAIAFVILLALLFVRPSGLFGAKDAKRV is encoded by the coding sequence ATGGACCCGGCGAGCATCCTGCAATACTGCATCACCGGCCTGACCGTGGGCAGCACCTACGGGCTGGCCGCCCTCGGCTTCACCATCATCTTCAACACCACCGGAGTGATCAACTTCGCCCAGGGCGAGTTCGTCATGCTCGGCGGCATGGTCAGCGTCTTCGCCCTGCGCGGCTTGGGCCTGCCCGAGCCCGTGGCCGTGGCCCTGGCCGTGCCGGCGGTGACCCTGGCGGGCGCGCTGGTGGAACGCCTGGCCATCCGCCCGGCCTCGGGGCGACCGGCCATGGACCTGATCATCATCACCATCGGCGTGTCCATCCTCATCCGGGGCCTGGTCATGCTCGTCTGGGGCAAGGACACCCACGCCCTGCCGCCCTTCTCCGGCGAGACGCCCATCCCCTTCCTCGGCGCGGCGCTCATGCCCCAGAGCCTCTGGGTGCTCTCCATCACCCTGGCGCTCCTGGCCGGGCTCAAGTACTTCTTCTCCGCCACCCTGCACGGCAAGGCCATGCTGGCCTGCTCCCACGACGCCAAGGCCGCCTCCCTGGTGGGCATCGGCGTGCGGCGCATGGTGCTCCTCTCGTTCATGATCTCGGCCTTCGTCGGGGCCGTGGGCGGGGTCATCCTCGCGCCCCTGACCATGACCAGCTTCGACGTCGGCGTGCTCCTGGGGCTCAAGGGCTTCGCCGCCTGCATCCTGGGCGGCCTGGGCAACCCCTTCGGCGCGGCCGCCGGGGGCCTGATCCTGGGCGTGCTGGAGTCCCTGGGCGCGGGCCTGATCTCCTCGGCCTACAAGGACGCCATCGCCTTCGTCATCCTCCTGGCCCTGCTCTTCGTCCGGCCCTCGGGCCTGTTCGGCGCCAAGGACGCCAAGCGGGTCTGA
- a CDS encoding ABC transporter substrate-binding protein, whose amino-acid sequence MTIARAAALALAALLALAGCSKESDSVKIGAVLSVTGPASFLGEPEKNTLLMLQDEINAKGGIEGRKLEIVVYDDESDVNKCVMAAKKLLDQDKVVAVLGPSISGNTLAIVKLFGPAKTPLVSCSASEKIISPVDPWVFNTPQLDRHAVLKILQDAKKKGYARIAILTVSDGYGQSGRAVLQELTPAQGLTLVADEVFGPKDTDMTAQLTKIKAAAPDAIVCWGTNPGPAVVARNRVQLGIDTPLYMSHGVASKKFIELAGDAAEGIVLPAGRLIVAGQLADNHPQKALLTGYAEQYAKRFNAPVSTFGGHGWDALMLTVNAIRAGKSAKPQDIRDNLEKTSGFPGTAGIFTYSPANHNGLDENAFVMVVISKGDWKIAE is encoded by the coding sequence ATGACCATCGCGCGAGCCGCCGCCCTCGCCCTGGCCGCCTTGCTGGCCCTCGCGGGCTGCTCCAAGGAATCCGACAGCGTGAAGATCGGCGCGGTGCTCTCCGTCACCGGCCCGGCCTCCTTCCTCGGCGAGCCGGAGAAGAACACCCTGCTCATGCTCCAGGACGAAATCAACGCCAAGGGCGGCATCGAGGGCCGCAAGCTGGAGATCGTGGTCTACGACGACGAGTCCGACGTGAACAAGTGCGTCATGGCCGCCAAGAAGCTCCTGGACCAGGACAAGGTGGTGGCCGTGCTCGGACCGAGCATCTCCGGCAACACCCTGGCGATCGTGAAACTCTTCGGCCCGGCCAAGACGCCCCTGGTCTCCTGCTCGGCCTCGGAAAAGATCATCTCTCCCGTGGATCCCTGGGTCTTCAACACGCCGCAGCTGGACCGCCACGCCGTGCTGAAAATCCTCCAGGACGCCAAGAAGAAGGGCTACGCCAGGATCGCCATCCTCACCGTATCCGACGGCTACGGCCAATCCGGCCGGGCCGTGCTCCAGGAGCTGACGCCCGCCCAGGGCCTGACCCTGGTGGCCGACGAGGTCTTCGGGCCCAAGGACACGGACATGACCGCCCAGCTGACCAAGATCAAGGCCGCCGCCCCGGACGCCATCGTCTGCTGGGGCACCAATCCCGGACCGGCCGTGGTGGCCCGCAACCGCGTGCAGCTGGGCATCGACACGCCGCTCTACATGAGCCACGGCGTGGCCTCCAAGAAATTCATCGAACTGGCCGGGGACGCCGCCGAGGGCATCGTCCTGCCCGCCGGGCGGCTCATCGTGGCCGGGCAGCTTGCCGACAACCATCCGCAGAAGGCCCTGCTGACCGGCTACGCCGAGCAGTACGCCAAGCGCTTCAACGCCCCGGTGTCCACCTTCGGCGGCCACGGCTGGGACGCGCTCATGCTCACGGTGAACGCCATCCGCGCGGGCAAGTCGGCCAAGCCCCAGGACATCCGCGACAACCTGGAGAAGACCTCCGGGTTCCCGGGCACGGCGGGCATCTTCACGTACTCCCCGGCGAACCACAACGGCCTGGACGAGAACGCCTTCGTCATGGTCGTCATCAGCAAGGGCGACTGGAAGATCGCGGAGTAG
- a CDS encoding symporter small accessory protein: protein MLGFGSVEIALAYWACILASAFCVVYGAVKWNDGGAPDKIKVSKVILPPKGE, encoded by the coding sequence ATGCTCGGATTCGGAAGCGTTGAGATCGCCCTGGCCTACTGGGCCTGCATCCTGGCCTCGGCCTTCTGCGTGGTCTACGGGGCCGTGAAGTGGAACGACGGCGGCGCGCCGGACAAGATCAAGGTCAGCAAGGTCATCCTGCCGCCCAAGGGCGAGTAG